The following are from one region of the Planctomycetota bacterium genome:
- a CDS encoding Gfo/Idh/MocA family oxidoreductase, with protein MDKAIFGLIGVGGIAQSQHLPNLARAPHARLKTACDLRGDLLAAMADKYAVPHRTTDHRRLLADPEIQAVVVATREDQQAPLAIECLEAGKHVYVEKPLAETVEACEAVVRAQQRAGKWAAVDFNRRFAPAYRRAAELAWSDGGPRNIHYRISDTYVRGWGRGCPPGVRVIHEVCHVFDLLRWLTRSEVASVYTVKSRDDDEIFTLTFASGCVASITSSGYVTTDVPKERLELISDQGTVIVEEFVELRAFGFRGVEPVARYAGHSHPDREYSHKHLFAKVGAEALYAMRRTAWEIATAEHPEAFPDHAERQRFLQSGQMWNYMVDKGWLAALDHFAECVLTGRTPENATARDGLAASRLAHAGIQSRECGQAVRV; from the coding sequence ATGGACAAGGCAATCTTCGGCCTCATCGGCGTCGGCGGCATCGCGCAGTCGCAACACCTTCCCAACCTGGCGCGGGCGCCCCACGCCCGCCTCAAGACTGCCTGCGACCTCCGCGGCGACCTGCTGGCCGCCATGGCCGACAAGTACGCCGTCCCCCACCGCACCACCGACCACCGGCGCCTGCTCGCCGACCCCGAGATTCAGGCCGTGGTGGTGGCCACCCGCGAGGACCAGCAGGCGCCGCTCGCCATCGAGTGCCTCGAGGCGGGCAAACACGTCTACGTCGAGAAGCCTCTCGCCGAGACCGTCGAGGCCTGCGAGGCGGTCGTTCGCGCGCAGCAGCGGGCCGGCAAGTGGGCGGCGGTGGACTTCAATCGCCGTTTCGCGCCCGCCTATCGCCGCGCCGCCGAGCTGGCCTGGAGCGACGGCGGGCCGCGGAACATCCACTATCGCATCAGCGACACCTACGTCCGCGGCTGGGGGCGCGGCTGCCCGCCCGGCGTGCGCGTCATCCACGAGGTCTGCCACGTCTTCGACCTGCTGCGCTGGCTCACGCGGTCCGAGGTGGCATCCGTCTACACCGTCAAGTCGCGCGACGACGATGAGATCTTCACCCTCACCTTCGCGTCGGGCTGCGTGGCCTCGATCACGAGCAGCGGCTACGTGACGACCGACGTGCCGAAGGAACGTCTCGAACTCATCAGCGACCAGGGCACGGTGATCGTCGAGGAGTTCGTCGAGCTGCGCGCGTTCGGCTTCCGGGGCGTCGAGCCGGTCGCACGCTACGCCGGCCACTCGCACCCCGACCGCGAGTACTCGCACAAGCACCTGTTCGCCAAGGTGGGCGCCGAGGCCCTCTACGCGATGCGCCGCACGGCCTGGGAGATCGCCACGGCCGAGCACCCCGAGGCCTTCCCCGACCACGCCGAACGCCAGCGCTTCCTCCAGAGCGGCCAGATGTGGAATTACATGGTGGACAAAGGCTGGCTCGCCGCGCTCGACCACTTCGCCGAGTGCGTCCTCACAGGCCGCACGCCCGAGAACGCCACGGCCCGCGACGGCCTGGCCGCCAGCCGCCTCGCCCACGCCGGCATCCAGAGCCGCGAGTGCGGCCAAGCGGTGCGGGTGTGA
- the purM gene encoding phosphoribosylformylglycinamidine cyclo-ligase gives MDDKLSYQKSGVDIDVADATKRAMARSLETRDPRVLNRLGAFASLFDASFPDLRHPVLVLKIEEPGSKQKLAFQHRRPVGIAYDLINHLVNDIIVLGARPLAVLDVIICGKLEKDVVAQFVDALAKACREQDCSLVGGETSEQPGVVEAGVYVLAASIVGVADRDRVIDGSKIALGDTVLAVASNGLHTNGYSLVRALMAKKPGILEKQVGGESFLDAILRPHKCYWQPFRDLFAWPELHGLAHITGSGIAGNLNRILPPGLDASIDLSAIRVLPLFKLIRGEGGVEDSDMLRTFNLGVGMTLVVAPSAVPRMQAHLAAKGCESYPIGEIVEGRQEVTYRGSIQWS, from the coding sequence ATGGACGACAAGCTTTCCTACCAGAAGTCCGGCGTGGACATTGATGTGGCCGACGCGACGAAGCGCGCGATGGCCAGGAGCCTGGAGACCCGCGACCCCCGCGTGCTCAACCGCCTGGGCGCCTTCGCATCGCTCTTCGACGCGTCCTTCCCCGACCTCCGGCACCCCGTGCTCGTCCTCAAGATCGAGGAGCCGGGCAGCAAGCAGAAGCTCGCCTTCCAGCACCGCCGCCCCGTCGGCATCGCCTACGACCTCATCAACCACCTGGTCAACGACATCATCGTACTGGGCGCGCGGCCCCTGGCAGTCCTCGACGTCATCATCTGCGGCAAGCTCGAGAAGGACGTCGTCGCGCAGTTCGTGGACGCCCTGGCCAAGGCCTGCCGCGAGCAGGACTGCTCGCTCGTGGGCGGCGAGACCAGCGAACAGCCGGGCGTGGTCGAGGCGGGCGTCTACGTGCTGGCCGCCAGCATCGTGGGCGTGGCGGACCGCGACCGGGTGATTGACGGCTCGAAGATCGCCCTCGGCGACACCGTGCTGGCCGTCGCCTCCAACGGCCTCCACACCAACGGCTACTCCCTCGTCCGCGCCCTGATGGCGAAGAAGCCAGGGATTCTGGAGAAGCAGGTCGGCGGCGAGAGCTTCCTCGACGCCATTCTCCGCCCCCACAAGTGCTATTGGCAGCCGTTCCGCGACCTCTTCGCCTGGCCCGAGCTGCACGGCCTGGCCCACATCACGGGCAGCGGCATCGCCGGCAACCTCAACCGCATCCTCCCCCCTGGCCTCGACGCCTCGATAGACCTCTCCGCCATCCGCGTCCTGCCCCTCTTCAAGCTCATCCGCGGCGAGGGCGGCGTGGAGGACAGCGACATGCTCCGCACCTTCAACCTGGGCGTGGGCATGACCCTCGTCGTCGCCCCCTCCGCCGTCCCCCGCATGCAAGCCCACCTCGCCGCCAAGGGGTGTGAGAGCTATCCCATTGGGGAGATTGTCGAGGGGAGGCAGGAGGTCACATACCGTGGCAGCATCCAGTGGTCATAG
- a CDS encoding Gfo/Idh/MocA family oxidoreductase: MAGKSAMSRRGFLALGGAGLVAPYALTSGALGAQGQPPASDQVAVGMIGCGGRGGGLGCGRVLAVCDTWRNRRENLAQRMGATPHADFRELLDRKDLDAVTIGTPDHWHVPIAVAAAKAGKDMYVEKPLGVSIHEDLVCRQAVRRYGRIFQYGTQQRSSAHCRYGCELVRNGRIGEVKEIIVIAPNSGPGGNTKPMPVPEGLDYDLWLGPARWTPFTGCPLGGGNWYHCYDYALGFIAGWGAHPLDILVWGYDIHKAGIWEVEATGKIASEGRHDAVYDWDVRITFGNGVRLRFTPGGDHTRFIGTQGWVGISRGYLKAEPEELLKSPIGPDEIHLPVSHSHGGNFLEAVRTRVDPVSFIEDAVRSDLVSHVGDLAVRLGRKLRWDPVKEQFLDDPDANRLMRRPMREPWAL, from the coding sequence ATGGCAGGGAAGAGCGCGATGAGTCGTCGGGGGTTTCTGGCCCTGGGCGGCGCGGGGCTCGTGGCGCCGTATGCGCTCACCTCGGGCGCGTTGGGCGCGCAGGGGCAGCCGCCCGCCAGCGACCAGGTGGCCGTGGGCATGATCGGCTGCGGCGGGCGCGGCGGCGGCCTGGGCTGCGGGCGCGTGCTCGCCGTGTGCGACACGTGGCGCAACCGCCGCGAGAACCTCGCCCAGCGCATGGGCGCCACGCCGCACGCCGACTTCCGCGAACTGCTCGACCGCAAGGACCTCGACGCCGTGACCATCGGCACGCCCGACCACTGGCACGTGCCCATCGCCGTCGCCGCCGCCAAGGCGGGCAAGGACATGTACGTGGAGAAGCCCCTCGGCGTCAGCATCCACGAGGACCTCGTGTGCCGGCAAGCCGTGCGGCGCTACGGCCGCATCTTCCAGTACGGCACCCAGCAGCGCTCGAGCGCCCACTGCCGCTACGGCTGCGAACTCGTGCGCAACGGCCGCATCGGCGAGGTCAAAGAGATCATCGTCATCGCGCCCAACAGCGGCCCCGGCGGCAACACCAAGCCCATGCCCGTGCCCGAGGGACTCGACTACGACCTCTGGCTCGGCCCCGCGCGCTGGACGCCGTTCACCGGCTGCCCGCTCGGCGGCGGCAACTGGTATCACTGCTACGACTACGCCCTGGGCTTCATCGCCGGCTGGGGCGCGCACCCCCTCGACATCCTGGTGTGGGGCTACGACATCCACAAGGCCGGCATCTGGGAGGTCGAGGCCACCGGCAAAATCGCCTCCGAGGGCCGCCACGACGCCGTCTATGACTGGGACGTGCGCATCACCTTCGGCAACGGCGTCCGGCTGCGCTTCACCCCCGGCGGCGACCACACCCGCTTCATCGGCACCCAGGGCTGGGTGGGCATCTCGCGCGGCTACCTCAAGGCCGAGCCCGAGGAACTGCTCAAGAGCCCCATCGGCCCCGACGAAATCCACCTGCCCGTCAGCCACAGCCACGGCGGCAACTTCCTCGAGGCCGTCCGCACCCGCGTGGACCCCGTGAGCTTCATCGAGGACGCCGTGCGCTCCGACCTCGTGAGCCACGTGGGCGACCTGGCCGTTCGCCTCGGCCGCAAGCTGCGCTGGGACCCCGTGAAGGAGCAGTTCCTCGACGACCCCGACGCGAACCGCCTGATGCGGCGGCCCATGCGCGAGCCGTGGGCGCTCTAG